The genomic stretch ATGCCGGAGTAGGCAGCATCGTACTTGTTGCCGGCGTTCCACATCAGCCAGCCGACGGCTTTCTCGTCGCGCGCCGCCTTGAGCTGGGTGGTGACGTAGGCGGGGCCGAAGCTCGAGACGCGCCAGGGGAAGGCCTGGAGCCAGGGGCGGATGGTCACGCCGGTCCCCTCGGTGAGCTTGGCGAGCTTGGAGACGCCCTTGCTCACGAAGTAGTAGGGCTGATCACCCGGCTTGCTGTACTTGTCGAAGCCGGGGCCGAAGTGGGAGGGATAGACCATGGGGCAGATGGCGTCGGTGTACTTCGCCAGGTCCTGCACGCGCTGGCCGGTGATCCGCTCGTCGATGCTCTGCTGCCAGGCGATCACGCCGTACACGTCGATGCTGACGAGCTTGCCCGCGCGCTGCATCTCGTCGTGGGCCTTCTTGAGGAAGCCCGTGATGACGGTGTGCTTGGGCGTCTTGGCGGGATCGAAGCCGTAGTTGATCTCCTTGATCTTGCCCTGAGCCGGATAGCGGATGTAGTCGAACTGGACCTCGTCCACTCCCTGAGCGACGAGCTCCTTGGCCAGGTCGAGGTTGTACTGCTGGACTGCGGGCAGGTAGGGATCCGACCACGCGGGCTTGCCCTTCTCGGGAAAGGCCTTGCCGGCGAAAGTCTTGAGCGCCAGATCGGGGCGCTTCTTGGCGAGGATGGGGTCGTGGAAGAGGCAGATGCGCCCCACGACGTGGATACCCTTGGAGTGCAGGTAGTCCACGCGCTTCTTGAGGTCGCGGATGGGGCCCTCGTTGGAGGCGCCGATCTCCTTGGCGAGCGGCACGTTCGACTTGTAGGAGACGATGCCGTCCTCGTCCTTGGCGTCGAAGACGACGGTGTTGCCGCCGGCCTTCTGCAGGCCGTCGATCAGCTTGTAGAAGCGATCGATCTGCATGGAGGTCGCGGTCATGTAGATGCCCCTGGCCTCGAAGTTCTTGGGCTTGACCGTCTGGGTGGCGTTCGCGGCCAGCGGCGTGGCGACCACGGAAGCGGCGACGAGCAGTGCGGCGAAGGCGGCGTGAATCTTGGGTTTCATCGGGCTCCTCTTCAAGAAGGGGGATGTGAGCTGGAACCAAAGCATCCCTTATACCGCATGGGGAACAGGGCTTCAAGCGTGTGGAGCGACCGTACCACAGGAAGATTGCATGAAGATGAAGTGGTTCCGAAAAACCTCTCGCCCCCCGAGGACGGGGGGCGAGAGGGGGCGTTGGGTTACTCGCCGTAGACGACCTGGGATGGCTTGCGGGTGAGGCGCCCGCCGCTGTGGGAGGTCGAGCGCGACCTGCGGCGCGAGGGCTCGCGGTTCGAGTCCTGCTTCTCCTCGCGCGGGACGCTCTTCTCGAGCATTCGCTTGCCGGCGCTGGTCTGGCTGAGCAGGGCGGCCACGAGGCGCTCGGCGTCGGTCTGACGGAGCAGCTCCTGGGCGATGGTCCGGTAGGCCTCCGCCTGGCCGTTCACTTCCCGGTAGATGG from Pantanalinema sp. encodes the following:
- a CDS encoding putative glycoside hydrolase, which translates into the protein MKPKIHAAFAALLVAASVVATPLAANATQTVKPKNFEARGIYMTATSMQIDRFYKLIDGLQKAGGNTVVFDAKDEDGIVSYKSNVPLAKEIGASNEGPIRDLKKRVDYLHSKGIHVVGRICLFHDPILAKKRPDLALKTFAGKAFPEKGKPAWSDPYLPAVQQYNLDLAKELVAQGVDEVQFDYIRYPAQGKIKEINYGFDPAKTPKHTVITGFLKKAHDEMQRAGKLVSIDVYGVIAWQQSIDERITGQRVQDLAKYTDAICPMVYPSHFGPGFDKYSKPGDQPYYFVSKGVSKLAKLTEGTGVTIRPWLQAFPWRVSSFGPAYVTTQLKAARDEKAVGWLMWNAGNKYDAAYSG